The Spodoptera frugiperda isolate SF20-4 chromosome 9, AGI-APGP_CSIRO_Sfru_2.0, whole genome shotgun sequence genome contains a region encoding:
- the LOC118271140 gene encoding carbonic anhydrase-related protein 10 isoform X5: MHQCSLFILVLLCVSVKDISGSWEEWWTYDGISGPGFWGLINPQWSMCNKGRRQSPVNIEPDKLLFDPWLRDIQFDKHKVSGVLQNTGQSLVFRVEKDSKHQVNISGGPLSYRYQFEEIYFHYGMEDNRGSEHQIDHHTFPGEIQLYGFNKELYHNMSEAQHKSQGIVGISLMVQVGEPINTDFRLITSAFNKVTYRGASFPIKHLPLSSLLPNTQQYLTYEGSTTHPGCWETAVWIIFNKPIYISKQEMYALRQLMQGSQLTPKAPLGNNARPVQPLHHRTVRTNINFNKQGLQGSSNCPDMYRNMHYTATQWPKEHSLRYRSVDDLSLAHN, encoded by the exons ATGCACCAATGCTCGCTCTTCATACTCGTCCTCCTATGCGTGTCTGTCAAAG ATATATCCGGTAGCTGGGAAGAATGGTGGACGTACGATGGCATATcag GTCCCGGGTTCTGGGGTCTGATAAACCCACAATGGAGTATGTGCAACAAAGGCCGGCGACAGTCGCCAGTCAACATAGAACCAGACAAGTTGCTGTTCGACCCCTGGCTGAGGGACATACAGTTCGATAAACACAAG GTCAGCGGAGTTCTTCAAAACACAGGACAATCCCTGGTCTTCCGAGTGGAGAAGGACTCGAAGCATCAGGTGAACATCAGCGGAGGACCTCTCTCCTACCGCTACCAGTTCGAGGAGATCTACTTCCATTATGGAATGGAAGACAACCGAGGTTCTGAACACCAGATTGACCACCACACCTTTCCTGGCGAG ATCCAACTGTACGGTTTCAATAAAGAACTGTACCACAACATGTCGGAAGCACAGCACAAATCTCAAGGAATCGTCGGCATCTCTCTAATGGTACAG GTTGGCGAACCTATCAACACTGACTTTAGATTGATAACCAGTGCGTTCAACAAAGTTACTTATCGAG GTGCCTCATTCCCTATAAAACACCTACCACTAAGTTCCCTGCTACCGAACACACAGCAGTACTTGACTTACGAAGGCTCTACGACACACCCTGGATGCTGGGAGACAGCCGTCTGGATCATCTTCAACAaacctatttatatttctaaacaAGAG ATGTATGCCCTCCGTCAGCTGATGCAAGGATCCCAGTTGACTCCTAAAGCACCGCTGGGCAACAACGCGCGTCCAGTGCAGCCATTACACCATCGCACCGTCAGGACCAACATCAACTTCAACAAACAAGGATTGCAG gGTTCAAGCAATTGTCCAGACATGTACCGAAATATGCATTATACAG CAACCCAATGGCCGAAGGAGCACAGCTTGCGGTACAGAAGCGTTGACGACCTATCTTTGGCACACAATTGA
- the LOC118271140 gene encoding carbonic anhydrase-related protein 10 isoform X3: MHQCSLFILVLLCVSVKDISGSWEEWWTYDGISGPGFWGLINPQWSMCNKGRRQSPVNIEPDKLLFDPWLRDIQFDKHKVSGVLQNTGQSLVFRVEKDSKHQVNISGGPLSYRYQFEEIYFHYGMEDNRGSEHQIDHHTFPGEIQLYGFNKELYHNMSEAQHKSQGIVGISLMVQVGEPINTDFRLITSAFNKVTYRGASFPIKHLPLSSLLPNTQQYLTYEGSTTHPGCWETAVWIIFNKPIYISKQEMYALRQLMQGSQLTPKAPLGNNARPVQPLHHRTVRTNINFNKQGLQGSSNCPDMYRNMHYTARYRHKRRSKKSVACKRHDKDRPKKCHRNSNPMAEGAQLAVQKR, from the exons ATGCACCAATGCTCGCTCTTCATACTCGTCCTCCTATGCGTGTCTGTCAAAG ATATATCCGGTAGCTGGGAAGAATGGTGGACGTACGATGGCATATcag GTCCCGGGTTCTGGGGTCTGATAAACCCACAATGGAGTATGTGCAACAAAGGCCGGCGACAGTCGCCAGTCAACATAGAACCAGACAAGTTGCTGTTCGACCCCTGGCTGAGGGACATACAGTTCGATAAACACAAG GTCAGCGGAGTTCTTCAAAACACAGGACAATCCCTGGTCTTCCGAGTGGAGAAGGACTCGAAGCATCAGGTGAACATCAGCGGAGGACCTCTCTCCTACCGCTACCAGTTCGAGGAGATCTACTTCCATTATGGAATGGAAGACAACCGAGGTTCTGAACACCAGATTGACCACCACACCTTTCCTGGCGAG ATCCAACTGTACGGTTTCAATAAAGAACTGTACCACAACATGTCGGAAGCACAGCACAAATCTCAAGGAATCGTCGGCATCTCTCTAATGGTACAG GTTGGCGAACCTATCAACACTGACTTTAGATTGATAACCAGTGCGTTCAACAAAGTTACTTATCGAG GTGCCTCATTCCCTATAAAACACCTACCACTAAGTTCCCTGCTACCGAACACACAGCAGTACTTGACTTACGAAGGCTCTACGACACACCCTGGATGCTGGGAGACAGCCGTCTGGATCATCTTCAACAaacctatttatatttctaaacaAGAG ATGTATGCCCTCCGTCAGCTGATGCAAGGATCCCAGTTGACTCCTAAAGCACCGCTGGGCAACAACGCGCGTCCAGTGCAGCCATTACACCATCGCACCGTCAGGACCAACATCAACTTCAACAAACAAGGATTGCAG gGTTCAAGCAATTGTCCAGACATGTACCGAAATATGCATTATACAG CACGGTATCGCCACAAGCGTCGTTCCAAAAAAAGTGTTGCATGCAAAAGGCACGATAAAGATAGACCAAAGAAATGTCACAGAAATAG CAACCCAATGGCCGAAGGAGCACAGCTTGCGGTACAGAAGCGTTGA
- the LOC118271140 gene encoding carbonic anhydrase-related protein 10 isoform X2, with amino-acid sequence MHQCSLFILVLLCVSVKDISGSWEEWWTYDGISGPGFWGLINPQWSMCNKGRRQSPVNIEPDKLLFDPWLRDIQFDKHKVSGVLQNTGQSLVFRVEKDSKHQVNISGGPLSYRYQFEEIYFHYGMEDNRGSEHQIDHHTFPGEIQLYGFNKELYHNMSEAQHKSQGIVGISLMVQVGEPINTDFRLITSAFNKVTYRGASFPIKHLPLSSLLPNTQQYLTYEGSTTHPGCWETAVWIIFNKPIYISKQEMYALRQLMQGSQLTPKAPLGNNARPVQPLHHRTVRTNINFNKQGLQGSSNCPDMYRNMHYTGSETLLSIPSETIANVTTMTTTTPASLVNVTESNDLSNPMAEGAQLAVQKR; translated from the exons ATGCACCAATGCTCGCTCTTCATACTCGTCCTCCTATGCGTGTCTGTCAAAG ATATATCCGGTAGCTGGGAAGAATGGTGGACGTACGATGGCATATcag GTCCCGGGTTCTGGGGTCTGATAAACCCACAATGGAGTATGTGCAACAAAGGCCGGCGACAGTCGCCAGTCAACATAGAACCAGACAAGTTGCTGTTCGACCCCTGGCTGAGGGACATACAGTTCGATAAACACAAG GTCAGCGGAGTTCTTCAAAACACAGGACAATCCCTGGTCTTCCGAGTGGAGAAGGACTCGAAGCATCAGGTGAACATCAGCGGAGGACCTCTCTCCTACCGCTACCAGTTCGAGGAGATCTACTTCCATTATGGAATGGAAGACAACCGAGGTTCTGAACACCAGATTGACCACCACACCTTTCCTGGCGAG ATCCAACTGTACGGTTTCAATAAAGAACTGTACCACAACATGTCGGAAGCACAGCACAAATCTCAAGGAATCGTCGGCATCTCTCTAATGGTACAG GTTGGCGAACCTATCAACACTGACTTTAGATTGATAACCAGTGCGTTCAACAAAGTTACTTATCGAG GTGCCTCATTCCCTATAAAACACCTACCACTAAGTTCCCTGCTACCGAACACACAGCAGTACTTGACTTACGAAGGCTCTACGACACACCCTGGATGCTGGGAGACAGCCGTCTGGATCATCTTCAACAaacctatttatatttctaaacaAGAG ATGTATGCCCTCCGTCAGCTGATGCAAGGATCCCAGTTGACTCCTAAAGCACCGCTGGGCAACAACGCGCGTCCAGTGCAGCCATTACACCATCGCACCGTCAGGACCAACATCAACTTCAACAAACAAGGATTGCAG gGTTCAAGCAATTGTCCAGACATGTACCGAAATATGCATTATACAG GATCAGAGACGCTATTGTCTATTCCTAGTGAAACAATAGCCAATGTAACTACAATGACTACTACAACACCTGCAAGCTTAGTTAACGTAACCGAGAGCAATGACCTCAG CAACCCAATGGCCGAAGGAGCACAGCTTGCGGTACAGAAGCGTTGA
- the LOC118271140 gene encoding carbonic anhydrase-related protein 10 isoform X1, producing the protein MHQCSLFILVLLCVSVKDISGSWEEWWTYDGISGPGFWGLINPQWSMCNKGRRQSPVNIEPDKLLFDPWLRDIQFDKHKVSGVLQNTGQSLVFRVEKDSKHQVNISGGPLSYRYQFEEIYFHYGMEDNRGSEHQIDHHTFPGEIQLYGFNKELYHNMSEAQHKSQGIVGISLMVQVGEPINTDFRLITSAFNKVTYRGASFPIKHLPLSSLLPNTQQYLTYEGSTTHPGCWETAVWIIFNKPIYISKQEMYALRQLMQGSQLTPKAPLGNNARPVQPLHHRTVRTNINFNKQGLQGSSNCPDMYRNMHYTEGSETLLSIPSETIANVTTMTTTTPASLVNVTESNDLSNPMAEGAQLAVQKR; encoded by the exons ATGCACCAATGCTCGCTCTTCATACTCGTCCTCCTATGCGTGTCTGTCAAAG ATATATCCGGTAGCTGGGAAGAATGGTGGACGTACGATGGCATATcag GTCCCGGGTTCTGGGGTCTGATAAACCCACAATGGAGTATGTGCAACAAAGGCCGGCGACAGTCGCCAGTCAACATAGAACCAGACAAGTTGCTGTTCGACCCCTGGCTGAGGGACATACAGTTCGATAAACACAAG GTCAGCGGAGTTCTTCAAAACACAGGACAATCCCTGGTCTTCCGAGTGGAGAAGGACTCGAAGCATCAGGTGAACATCAGCGGAGGACCTCTCTCCTACCGCTACCAGTTCGAGGAGATCTACTTCCATTATGGAATGGAAGACAACCGAGGTTCTGAACACCAGATTGACCACCACACCTTTCCTGGCGAG ATCCAACTGTACGGTTTCAATAAAGAACTGTACCACAACATGTCGGAAGCACAGCACAAATCTCAAGGAATCGTCGGCATCTCTCTAATGGTACAG GTTGGCGAACCTATCAACACTGACTTTAGATTGATAACCAGTGCGTTCAACAAAGTTACTTATCGAG GTGCCTCATTCCCTATAAAACACCTACCACTAAGTTCCCTGCTACCGAACACACAGCAGTACTTGACTTACGAAGGCTCTACGACACACCCTGGATGCTGGGAGACAGCCGTCTGGATCATCTTCAACAaacctatttatatttctaaacaAGAG ATGTATGCCCTCCGTCAGCTGATGCAAGGATCCCAGTTGACTCCTAAAGCACCGCTGGGCAACAACGCGCGTCCAGTGCAGCCATTACACCATCGCACCGTCAGGACCAACATCAACTTCAACAAACAAGGATTGCAG gGTTCAAGCAATTGTCCAGACATGTACCGAAATATGCATTATACAG aAGGATCAGAGACGCTATTGTCTATTCCTAGTGAAACAATAGCCAATGTAACTACAATGACTACTACAACACCTGCAAGCTTAGTTAACGTAACCGAGAGCAATGACCTCAG CAACCCAATGGCCGAAGGAGCACAGCTTGCGGTACAGAAGCGTTGA
- the LOC118271140 gene encoding carbonic anhydrase-related protein 10 isoform X4: MHQCSLFILVLLCVSVKDISGSWEEWWTYDGISGPGFWGLINPQWSMCNKGRRQSPVNIEPDKLLFDPWLRDIQFDKHKVSGVLQNTGQSLVFRVEKDSKHQVNISGGPLSYRYQFEEIYFHYGMEDNRGSEHQIDHHTFPGEIQLYGFNKELYHNMSEAQHKSQGIVGISLMVQVGEPINTDFRLITSAFNKVTYRGASFPIKHLPLSSLLPNTQQYLTYEGSTTHPGCWETAVWIIFNKPIYISKQEMYALRQLMQGSQLTPKAPLGNNARPVQPLHHRTVRTNINFNKQGLQGSSNCPDMYRNMHYTEGSETLLSIPSETIANVTTMTTTTPASLVNVTESNDLR, encoded by the exons ATGCACCAATGCTCGCTCTTCATACTCGTCCTCCTATGCGTGTCTGTCAAAG ATATATCCGGTAGCTGGGAAGAATGGTGGACGTACGATGGCATATcag GTCCCGGGTTCTGGGGTCTGATAAACCCACAATGGAGTATGTGCAACAAAGGCCGGCGACAGTCGCCAGTCAACATAGAACCAGACAAGTTGCTGTTCGACCCCTGGCTGAGGGACATACAGTTCGATAAACACAAG GTCAGCGGAGTTCTTCAAAACACAGGACAATCCCTGGTCTTCCGAGTGGAGAAGGACTCGAAGCATCAGGTGAACATCAGCGGAGGACCTCTCTCCTACCGCTACCAGTTCGAGGAGATCTACTTCCATTATGGAATGGAAGACAACCGAGGTTCTGAACACCAGATTGACCACCACACCTTTCCTGGCGAG ATCCAACTGTACGGTTTCAATAAAGAACTGTACCACAACATGTCGGAAGCACAGCACAAATCTCAAGGAATCGTCGGCATCTCTCTAATGGTACAG GTTGGCGAACCTATCAACACTGACTTTAGATTGATAACCAGTGCGTTCAACAAAGTTACTTATCGAG GTGCCTCATTCCCTATAAAACACCTACCACTAAGTTCCCTGCTACCGAACACACAGCAGTACTTGACTTACGAAGGCTCTACGACACACCCTGGATGCTGGGAGACAGCCGTCTGGATCATCTTCAACAaacctatttatatttctaaacaAGAG ATGTATGCCCTCCGTCAGCTGATGCAAGGATCCCAGTTGACTCCTAAAGCACCGCTGGGCAACAACGCGCGTCCAGTGCAGCCATTACACCATCGCACCGTCAGGACCAACATCAACTTCAACAAACAAGGATTGCAG gGTTCAAGCAATTGTCCAGACATGTACCGAAATATGCATTATACAG aAGGATCAGAGACGCTATTGTCTATTCCTAGTGAAACAATAGCCAATGTAACTACAATGACTACTACAACACCTGCAAGCTTAGTTAACGTAACCGAGAGCAATGACCTCAGGTAA
- the LOC126911005 gene encoding fibrohexamerin-like has translation MTQFEYSDEEAIVRPCGLQDLKCIQQYFAQNSQCSLPNGPAPDSHRVKSIPMYLPHVNVTFILTDVDIKGFNDFKIVDFYINKKTNTVLFEVEFRRIWVYSPRTIITYHRKGKEPLDLADYAFIEYLNLSLTLTAPQINNIDMSKNHVYTYVSDSNPRSGLGPIFTDNKDEYVRRTTKLLLDRVALGLQEAFVTQGEIFFFLFFQSTVCTYYN, from the exons atgacGCAGTTTGAGt ATTCAGATGAAGAAGCCATAGTGCGTCCATGTGGTCTTCAAGACCTCAAATGCATCCAGCAGTACTTCGCTCAAAATTCCCAATGTAGTTTACCAAATGGACCAGCCCCAGACTCCCACAGGGTCAAAAGTATACCCATGTACTTACCTCATGTCAATGTCACATTCATCTTGACAGATGTAGACATTAAAGGATTCAATGACTTCAAAATTGTTGATTTCTA TATAAACAAAAAGACAAACACTGTTCTATTTGAGGTGGAATTCCGAAGAATTTGGGTGTACTCTCCAAGAACCATTATCACCTACCACAGGAAAGGAAAGGAGCCGTTGGATTTAGCTGACTACGCGTTTATAGAATACC TGAATCTATCGCTAACACTGACTGCCCCTCAAATTAATAACATCGATATGTCCAAAAACCATGTCTACACATACGTCAGTGATTCCAACCCTAGAAGCGGACTGGGACCTATTTTCACAGACAATAAAG ATGAATACGTGAGAAGAACAACCAAGCTTCTACTGGATAGAGTCGCTCTAGGCCTTCAGGAAGCCTTCGTGACACAAGGCGAAATCTTCTTTTTCTTGTTCTTTCAAAGCACTGTATGCACTTACTACAACTAG